The genomic segment AACTACTTCAACTGAAAAAAAGcattacattttcatgtaaaagaaagaaaatacaatacaatttcATATCATACTATCGTTCcacaaaaaaagcatttcacattacaaaacatcaaatactaagggaaaaataaaaattattcaCAAAACTTCCTGAGCAAACAATGTGTGGTAGAGAGAATTAAATAGAAGAAATCATCAATAAATAAAGGATTGTTAGGTTTAAAGAATGTGATTCAAATTTTTCAAGATTAaatttctttaaaacattttgagtatTTGGATAAAATAGggtccttttttttgtaatttggcTCTTTTGCTgttacattgttttgtttttctttgaaatttCCTAGGCTACATGTGTTcgacttctttctttttttagtagAAATAAAACGTGTATGGCTCAAataaattcaatttattttctgttgaaatGAAcataatgtatggtgacatgACTTCAGCATTTCTTTCCCCTCGTTCTGTTAAAGTCAAGGGCAGTGTGgtgaacaaaacatttcaaataaccCAAATACAAAAGTGCAATTGATGCAAACGAACAACTGATTAGCCAACAACTATCATTTGTCTATGTTGTCATTAtgttttttgtctatttttttttcttttgcatttattGACTGAAACTGAAATGTGAGTTACTACTCCAATCTGCTTCAAGCGTTACACCGGTATTCAAAGTGTACGAATGGTTGAGATGTTAAGGCTTGTAAGcagtttaacagaaaaaaaactaaagtagatgtttgttttaaaaagtttactCCTTTCTTTTTCCCCTCTGAATGCTAGCAAAGGTTGAAATAAACaccagattatttttttttatctcagtcGTGATTTTTCAAAACCTGGCTCTGAGATTACAGCTACTGAGACAACAGTATTTCAAACAGTCATCAGAAACGTTTCCTCCTATGAAAATAATTGTACTGTATAATAAATTAGACACCATCCACATAATACTGTCCTACCACAAAACAGATTACTCGTATATTTTTATGGATTCATATACATTTAGGCACATACTATATGCACACTCCAGAGTGTGTGCACAGAAGGCAGTTTAAtatctatatttaaaaaaagacatcttgACAAAGTggactttttttgatttttgttgcactctTCTTGTGGCACGTTATCTGACATTCAGGTCACTAAATGATGTTGCATTTTTGCTCACTGTCACCTTGTTGCATTCAGCTGCTATTGTTTGAGAAGGAATAGGTACAGTACATTTGCATTGCATTTTCTTAATCCCAGTGGTCACTTTGTCTTACATTCAGTTTCCAATAAACAAAGCAAAAGCAATGCTTACAAATATTGAAGCTTCATCATTTTGgtagttttttttctaactctGAAGGGAGATCCAACTTAGGGtctaataatcataataataataataataataataataataataatatacgTTCTCAACACTAGATGGCGTAAGTATGCCATGAAATTGGAATGTGCTTCTATGTAATTTACAATGTGCAGAAACAGATTTCTTAAATATTAATCATTTACAATtctagaaataaataaaaatcaaggaaataaatacactgatgaacaaatataataataaatagcaataatataataatgacATGAACACATACAGATTAAAATCAAGCAAACCATACAAAATAATTAAGTGCAAGAGGGGGTAAAAATCTCACCAGGATAAACATATCAAGTGAATGCAGAAACAGAGAAAGCATTACAAATCCGGCTGGtcattttctctgcagtgtATTTACAGGGGAAATGCCAAACACATTTCCAAAAGCCTCGTCTTACACATGCAGCCAAGCCAGCACTCTTCAGTAAAATAGAGCTATCTAGTGCCATTATCCCAAGTCAAAGAAACCTCTTGGTAGCTCTACAGCTTAAACATGGATGCCCTTAATAGCCTGTTTGATATTATCCAAGAGGGCCTTGCACTCTGGAGAGTATTCATGCTCCGAGTTGTTGTACATATCAGTTAATGTGTTCACATAGGCTTCAAAATTATGCTCACTGATGGGTCCctgcaacaaaaacatgtgCGACTATTAGTGAaaacagcagagcagaaaaGACAATTTATAGAAAAATGAGATATCTTGCAGGACAGGTTAGATATAATGAGTGGTAGTGTAGTCTGTGGTCAAGGCTTACTGTACCATTTGAGGCAGCTGAATGTCAGTTAGACTGTTAATGAGAGCTTGGCTAAGGCGAGCGAGCTCCTTCAGGAGGCTGTCGTTGTGCTGTTCGATCATCTTGTTCTCCTCTTCAATTGTCTTCAGGTTACATTCCATAGACGAGATCTGCTTTCgggtacaaaaaaacaagacaacagtGTAAAATTGAGATCtaaaacttttcttcttctatgtcCTTAAAATGAAACTTGTCAGAGTAGATATTTACCTGGGTTTGAAGATGCATCATATCGGCTTCTATTTTCATGTTGGATTCATTCAGTTCATTAATTTCATGATCCAAATACTGAATATCCTCTTTGTTTTCAACACCTGAGTTAAAGCACAACATTCAATTTTTCACATTCAAACCGAAAACACAGATGCCAATACCAGTATGTATTTGGATCTAAACTACTTGAGTATTTCAAAGAATGTCAGAGTAACTTACCACTgcttgttttcagtttgatagtcatcatctcctcctctgagtGCTTTTTCTTGATACTCTGTGCATTCAGTGGGCAGCCCGACAAGCTAGTTGAGCAGGTCATAAAGGACAATATTTTAGGTCGGAGGATATCACAAAAGTTAAGCATCAATAGAGACTGTTAATGAGAGTGAAGCTGCCATAGAAAGAAAGCAACATGTCGACCGGCTGTATTGTTTCAAGATAAAATGGAGGACAGGCGACCTCACCTTCTGTGAGTGGCAAACACATTATTGGCATGTCCAAGGCCATTGCAGCCAGGCAAGGGACAATGGGGCAGTTCCTGTTTATTGGCCTTCCAGGCAAAGGGCAGCCCATTGACGGACGactccttctgtcttttggcAGCGAGTGGACAACTGCCTGCGCTGCGATGGGATGTGTATTTTCCCGATATATGGCCCTGCCCGTCACATCCGATTACTGGACACCTACCAGAGAAAGACATTCAGAGCGACGCTGTAAACCTGCAAACGCTGCTGATTCACACGGGGGGGAAAATATGACTAACTTGCATTTAATAATATTTCTAAGCTgcagacaaaaaacaagaacatttaaCTGCTCAGAGAAAAATAaccacatcattaaaaaaaaacaaatctctctTTCAATAACTAGACCGGAAGATTTGTTAACCATTAAGTTGATTAATCCAGCCAAATGCTGATTAAAAATAAAGTCGCCAAAACTAGAAATAATCGCATTAACTATAAGTTACTAATCCACTAAAACTTGGGGTGGAACACGCGCTCTGTTCAGTGCGTGCATTTGGAGGTTGCTGATATTTGTGCTTGAAAACATAACTCTGAATATCATTAAGAGTTTGTCAGTTGGAATCCAGGCCTGTTTTCTGCAGGTCAGTAATGGAGTGACATGAATTACAGATAATTGTCATGGATCCCCTCATGCGAAAGAACGTAATTTAGGGGGTGGCTAACCCTTTCCCTTATTGATAAAGGTGAGAGGTCACCTGAGATGATACAAATAGCACACATGCTGCAGAGTGCTGCTGCAAAAAGCCTGTTTCAGCATTTTGTTACTCGACAGCAGCGCAGCACTTAGAGGACAAAACaacagcagtcccattacttccAACCAGCACAGGTAGGTAGCTTGATGCAAGGCACCAGGACAATGGAGCCATGCCATATGGCCCACTATTTACAATAATCTAGGGACATTTGCTTCCatccccctttctctccctttctctcttagTGTGTATGAGATCTATTCCAGTCTAATTCCTAAGCTCGTGGCCTTGCATTagtaattaaaaagaaaaaaatctgtgtcCAGATGTATAAGTAAACAAGAGCTCATATATCTGACTTTGGATTTAACTGCAAATCAATtacattatttccttttttcaatAACACTTTCCCAGACAGTGATTAAGCTGCAAATGAGAGCGATGCCATCAGAGCGGGCAATTCAACATTTTCTTAATATAGTATAATTACAAAAAAGCACTCAGGGAGGAGTAATAAGCAAGATAGTCCATTCAGAAAataggaaaaatacaaaaaccccgggaaaaaaaaatcccacaaaaACACGCAGCTAATCCTTAGAAAATAATTCACTAATGTTACGGCAAGAGAagaattattttctttgtttaacttAATGGCCTCCAGGTATAAAGCcacaggcacaaacacataACGCATTTTcacaatgtttttcttgttttattttccaaacaaaaaaacatgacagcatgggatgagggggaaaaaatctcTTACTTAAGCTCTTGCTCATCTTTGTCATCCTTGTTTGGTGTGAGCTTCAAACCTCCCTTTCTGGCACGTGGACATCCTGACAAGCTAAAGACGATTGGAGACAGTACGGGTTAATGTGAGGAAAAATAAAGCAGCTGAATTGTTACTGGCAGCTTTATAAGGTATGCCGAGTTTGAGGTTGAACATGTTTAAACAAATCTgaatctataaataaataaataaaaatgttgaagcATTAAGTTAATTTATTCTTTCCAATAGCTCAAAGCAACCTGACAAAGTCTCAAATCTGAGTGTACTTTGATTGTTTAACAAGAAAATCCTGTGCAGAGAAATTCATCTGAAGGATGTATGGTAAAGACAGCCAAGTAAATCAATAAGCACAAGAAATCAAAAAGTGCAGCATGTTTGCAGCATAAAGTGAGACTTTCACCATCTGTTTGAATGTCATGCATCtgataaatgtatttcatgCTCAGTTGCGACGATTTCTCTGTGCTACCTTCTGTGCGAAGCATAGTTCCCAGTCACATGTCCAGATCCATCACAACCAGGTGTTGGGCACCTGCAGGttgagagacacagagaccaGGTGCTTTTTACAGCAAAAGACTGCGAGCAGAGCGCTGGATTCATGCTAATATGCAGAAAGAGAGtagaaaaagcaaaaacaacttCATGTGGAGTTCATGGAAATTGTCGCATAATATTTAGtagaaaaagggaagaaaaaagtttttaaaaaaaaggaaagcattGACCCAAAGCTGAGGTAAAAACAAGCTGCCTAGTTCAACGTGATAAATCCTTTAGCAACAATAACAGTTTTCAAAACACATACTTTAGTTCCTGAGAGTTGGCTGCCATCAGTGATTTGAGTGTTTTGTCAGCCAGGGGACATCCAGACACACTAGAGAGGATAAAGAGCTAACAGTCATTTTAATGCACTCTTTGATCACAGTTGAATTGAATAATCTTAATACAATGTCCCAATGCATatttatactacattatatgaAAACACAATTCCACTTCCTTGTCAGGAGAAAGCTTTTTCTTGTCAgcgtgttttttaaaaagtgacgTTTGATATTAAACTCTACGAGCTATGTGACAAGTTTGCAACTGTAATAATCAACAACATTTCAGCACTCAGCACTGTTTCCCCCCTCTTGTCTTTATATCGGCTAGCTTGTACTAATGAGATAGTAATTAATTATGGTACCTCCGATGTGATGCATAATTCCCCGTCACATGGCCGCTGCCGTCACAGCCTGGGGTCGGACAGCTGCAGGAGAACACAaagcatttaatgcacagattACTCCACTTCCCACAGACTTTGCCAGGCttgaactgatttttttaattatttttttttacactaacaACCTTTTCATTGGTATTATAGAGAGTTAGTACAGCAGGAAGTTTAGTAGAAAATGATTTTGCTCAACATCGGGTTTAATGTTTCTGAAAGTGACTGAAGAGATCTGAGGGGGGTTGCTGTGCTGCGGAAACTACAGGATCCTACTTTTTCTTGTCGTGTGATTCTCAAGAGGAGAGCCAGCAGAGCATGCACTCTAACTACAAGAGTGAAGAGTTGTAAGCTTTTACAGGACATACAGGGAGGAAACTCACTTCAAATAGATACATTTCTTCTCCACAAGAACCTGCAGAAACCAGTTATAACGATGTGTgagtttcagtgtgttttcacTCACTTTATCAAACTATCCTATTGAAACaaaggtatgtttttttttgttttttttggcttaaACTCCTTTGGTAAATGCTGACCATCTGCCAACTAGAAGGGAGGCTCACATTATACACAGCTGACTGGAGAAAGATGCCTCTAGATGTTTCCATTCTTCATACCTCAAAAGCTCTTTCTTTGAATCTCGTAACAGCAGCTTGGCTTTGGGACTCAGCATGCTGCCGTCTCCTTGATAGTGCTGGTCCTCCAAAGAGATGTGATCGTAATCctcctgcagagaaagaaacaagcaaaaacatGGCTTTAACTGTCTATCAGGAGCCTGACCACAATCTGCAATGACCTAAAAGTGAATAATTAATGAAAAGCCCTGAATAATACTCTTAAAACACAAACCCTGAGGGTTAGAGTGCAAAGCAGAGAGATTATACTTAAGGATACTTATACTGTAGTAAACCATACATCCATTTAAAGTCACACGTAATCCACATAGTATTTATCATGTATAGCCATGAAGTatggatttcctttttttttttttttttcaactgccaAGATTGTGCAGTCACCAGATGTTGTCTATGTTTCCAAAGCAGGTCAGATGTAGTGTGATACCTCAGGATATGAACAACAAATGAAAACCCACTGAGAGGAAAACATTACATAAACAATATTAAGAATTATTTAGACCTGATCAACACCTGTACTCAgtgtaaaacatattttaaaaagtaaaaatattctCATAAATATTCTCCATGTATCTTTTTTTGAATGGCAGAACCTTGAATTTCCCACATTTTCTGGGCATTTGGTGATTTCAGaagtgtatttatatattttaaagtcacTCAACTATTTAGCAAGATTCTAGTATTTATAtgataaagagacaaaaaaccTGGCTATTTTCACGTGTCTTTATTCtatgtttttttaactaaaacTACCTATagtcaagaaaaaaatggattgtttttagtattttagaCTCAATTTGACAACTTTTAGGCCACAAACTTGTCCATAACAAGAAGAgtgagtatttttttaattcctaaaaaacaatgaaaggaCTTTAAAACAGTGTTTCATGTCAAATTAACTCAGATAACTTGATTATTCCTATAAATTCCTGTTAAGGCCTACACTGGGAGTTCTtatattgttattttagtcaatttagttttttaataTTAGAAGAAACTCACAGAAGATGTAACTGTAAGGCTccgtttgatttaaaaataagagAAATCAAGGGGGGTGTTTGGGGACTAAGGTCCTGAGTATTTCTGATTTACTGTTTCCAGCATTTTTCACCAGAAACAGGGCTCCattgtccatctttatttttttggtctATTAGTGCAACTCTggtttatttttgctttgtAAAAGGAACTTCCTTTGTTTGGTCACATGTAGGTACCCTCCTTTTGAGCCTCAAATGTTCATTATTTGTCATTCACATTTCCCAGCACTTGGTGCATATTTGACATTTGTAGGAAAAACATCTAATGTGGCagttgttcagttttttttccccttacctCTGGCTCCTGTAAAAGGTGTGCTTTGCTGAAGTTGACAGGGACGGGGCTCTCCCagctgtctctctcacacagtgGCTGGTAGAAGGCGGGGCTGATGAGCATGCTCCCCCCTTTGGCCACAGAGGGCTCGGACAGGGACAGCGGGTCTTCCAGAGGTGTTTTtgctttgacattttctttgcaCTTCTTCATACTCAAGTCCAGGGTTCCATTTTCATCCACCTCTATGAGCATGTCCTGAGGACAAAGTAGCTGAATTCTTAATGTCAAATCCACGAttacacatcaaaacaacacactgCTGTAAAAGTGTACAAAAAGGATGCCTGGTACATCATTGCAGTGTGTGCTACcatatgaaaacaaataaattggGGGATAAAAATAGAACCTATCTTCTAATTACACTTAAAgcaatgtaaataaaacagtatGATGTCTCATTTATATGACAGCAGCGATATGGTAAACTTGAACCAGACAACATTTCTctgtaaacatgaaaaaaaattgtcttgAAAcgcagcacaaacaaacaatgcattTAAATAATACATACAGCGGTTATCTGACACCAGACAAAGTACCAAACTAAGCCAGCGTTAATTCTgctgaacacaaaaaaataatcactgGTGTGTAGTTTTTCAGTGACAGCTGTGTCATCTGTTTTCTAGGACACACAACCAAGATGGCAgctgggagggaggggggttgggagggggtggggggggcaggCTGGTTTTAGGTCATCGTTATTATagcaaaaattaaaaagctTAATGTGGCATAAGTTTCCCCGCTGACAGATGTGTTTGTCGTTTCTGCGCTGAAACGCAATCGCATGATGACTTATGGCTGTTTTATGGTATTAAAAGTTTTACCTCATTAAATGCTGAAATCCCTTTTCCATAAACGAAACCAATTATTCAACGCATATGTTTCATTAAACCCTATACATCATTATTTTTTGGTAACAAAGGGGAGCTTTTCAAATTAATTAAAGGGGATCATTTACATGGACGTTGGATGTGGCTGTCCACTTTAATTATCCAGCCATTTGTGTGCACATAGTCAAAATTACACCAGTGCAAAACTAAAAGAatttctgtcatttattttaattagtatttttttaactgcatcaaaaaacaaaaactcaggATAAAGTTCTTAAATTTTTGCAATGATTCAAGACCCAATGATGTCTTCTAAGCGCCTGATAAACAAAATGAGCTTGAATTTACACTCTTAAGACGAGCTATTTGGCCCTCTCAGCGTGATATTTCAACATGCCATATAcatatgcagataagttaaagCATCCGACGACATATAACACTCTAAATATGGCCCCTCTTTTTTCAGACCTGAAAGCTGTTCTTTATTTTGTACGTCTCTCCAAGACAACTAAGCTGCAAACGAGAACAGATGATTAACTTGCTAACACTGTTTTATTCATTCAGTGGGCTGGTACCTGGTACAAGGCCACATTCTCAGCTCAACAAGCTGGGAGACAAGGATCTGTGCTGTGTAGGTGTGGAAACCTTGAATCATCTACAGTACAGTGTGCACGTATGTAACCCACAGAATGCAATCAATATTAATCATAAAGAGAGTTAAGAGAAATGTGAACACAATGCCACATCGCCAGAGATAATGACAGCAGACGAGTTTGGATTTAGTGTGAATTAAACTTTTCAGATGTTAACTCCTTCAGCTGATTGATTTAATCCAGTAAAACGCTCTTAAAGACGTTCGTGTGTAGACACACAGCCTATGCTGGATCATATAACTAAGCAAAATATCCTCTGCCATCTGCAGTGGGCAAGATGCAGTTTCAGACAACAGTTCAGGGTTTTTACATGCCAGCTGATGTCGAACAAAATACACGACCACATGTTTACTAAAAAAGAATATTCAAGTAGTTGTAATTGGGAAAGAAGGctgattgttttttcttcttttcatgtGATTACACAAATTTTCATTTGTGTACATTAAAGCTTTATAGAGTGGAACCCTCCTTGTTTTTCTGCCACCAGAGCGCCCAGCTCCCTTTGCCAAATTCTGTCTTTTGATGTCTTCCCTTTTTATACACAAATCAGAGTTCCTTTAAAATGACCACATTAAATACCTTTCCAAGTGGTCTAATTTGATTACCTTTGTGGAGGTTGCCAAGGGCCGGCCGGCAACAGCCTCCATGTTCTTCCGGTAGCGAGTAGAGAGGTTAAGGATGGCCGCAGTCGCTGCTGCCGCTTGGAGACCATCTTCTTTTTTGAATTGACTCGGGGGGCTGTGCTGACCAGAGGTGGGCAGGCGGCCACCTGGAGCTCCAAGGAAGCCAGGATACTGCTGTGGTGCTAAAGACAAATAATTAGCGAATAATTTAGTTACTGAGACACCAGGTGTTCTACTCAAACTTAATagtgcaaaaacatttcaaacagatgCATCCTTGAAGCTAAACAAAAGCCACGATGAAAGAGGGTGTGCATACAATATGTTAAGGAACAAATTCCTTGTTTCTAAGTAAAATAAAGCGTACAACACTTACAGTCAGGGAAATGAGACATTTCTGGGTCCTGGTTAGTCCCCATTAGAGGCTGTTTGCCGAAGACCTGCGCATCAAAGCTGGCATAATCAAAGCGGATTCTGCTGTACTTGTACTTGTCCATGTCTTTTGTCAGGCTCGTTTGCAAGGCTGCTACTGGGTGAGAGAGCCTGTAGTTCAACTGGTTCATCTCAAACTTCTTTATCAGGCCCATGGCTCTACAaggagacaaattaaaaaacaaataaatatatattgtatTGTCAAAAACTGGTACCCTGCAATAAAAAAGCAATAACAAGTGCCCAACAGGCTCATATTAAGCACTTAAGCATAGACATTGTTTTAAAGCATTCAGGGATGCCAGTGCTTTTGTACACATAGAGTCTGGGATCTGATGTGTGTTGTAGATCCACAGCCAGGTTGCCAGACTAATTAATATAGTAGGAGTGGGCATGCTGCCCATGATATATCCACAGGGAACAAAGAGTTCTGCTCTTTTATCATCTCTAATAGAGAGGAACTCACAGGACCAGCAACCGTTGCGTATGTCTGCTTGGAAAGCTGGAAATAGTCTGTGTGTGCTCTGCTGGGATCAGGGAATAAAAATATCCCACACTCTACTCAACAATAATAGtgtttatcacttttttttttttttgcataaccTCAGTTCTGCTTTTACAACTTCAGTCCACAAcggagctaaaaaaaaaaaaattctggatGCGTGTTGAAATTATTTTGTGACCACATTGAAAGCAGTGGAAATCTTCCATGTTATCTGGCAGTGTGTACCTGGGTGAGCGGTCAGGTGTTTGTCTGCATTTCAGGCTCTCGTCCTGAGGTTTGGAGACTTTGACTGCAGCAGCGATGGGGCAGCCTGAGAGACTGGTTTTGAGGGGAAATCAAACACATTAGCCTCATACTGCAACTCATCTGTGAGTATTGTGCagattttttaatgattatctCCTGTGGATTTACCTTCGATGGGTGCTACGGTTGCTGTTGACATGGCCTCTTCCTGTGCACCCAGGGGTGGGGCACTTGAGGACGTTCTCATGCATCGCCAAGACTGAGGGGACGAGGAGAGACAAAGGAGATTAGGAGACTGTAAGACGTAATCAAGCTTAAACACATATACTGAGCATtctggaaataaaacaaacacattttcatgtgCTAAACGGTGATTTATGTTGGTGGCTGGTGCATTAGAGCCTATAGAGCAAAGATcctacagagacagaaagaggagaaaaaagcaAAAGGCTTCCTCATTGTGAGGAATTCTGTAATGTGGCTGAAATGTAAATAGCTTAGTGCAAAGAGGAGCGTAACAAGACAGCTGATTATATTCTTCAAAACAAACGCGTCGTTAAAGGTCCGCTCTGTATCCTTAGAAACTTCTTCTCTGTGCACATTCTCCAATTAGTTTGTTGGAGTTgtctatttatttttgaatacaGCGTTAGCTAGCCCTTTGATTTGCAAATACTGCCTCCAGACTAAGAGCACGCGcttttttgaaaaagttaaTTACTTTTTCTGTTCCTTTTGTAACATTACTGTTTAATGTCGGATGTTTGTTGAGTTATATTGAAATGACTTAACAATCGCCAACGTGAGGAGGGGCGGGGGGAAGAATTCAACATTCATATATTACAACGCATTATgagaaaaggagagggagagaaaatccTGTAAATTTGTTTGAAAAGTTTCTCGTACATCTTTGAATTGAAGTGAATGTGTAagcatgtctttttttgtctttgggtTTGTGCTAAAGAGGATTTCAATGAGTGTGATAGTAAATCCTAAAACTGACAGCGGTTATAAGTATAACTGACTTTCTGC from the Labrus bergylta chromosome 4, fLabBer1.1, whole genome shotgun sequence genome contains:
- the st18 gene encoding suppression of tumorigenicity 18 protein isoform X2 encodes the protein MKGADKAIVAKSFGKWKSSSLRSRTMEKPDEPSEESKEESLSNCTCEAPQLGKKPVDNELHYHLLRKNKWENIDQTGQCGSGILSYRVLGKLRSKMDSEGEEQTLKACNGSTGLADCITEIHSPYGSMARKRSAQEGVQGAPVNKRKSLLMKPRHYSPSEACEEESEDLAPPKDKEELRNIDTPADENVTAINGVDHKNGCYDAAAKSSDSIGWSEVTSDGSPQCEPDTSERLMDEDEEELLKSNVEEDQSHNKMSRTSSPRSLYEDMREAEWEPLSLSAKVNGPGYSPSRASEDRNGLMKETPHPEFGGLLARANLFQAEALRYKPLPTEEDSEGEAEAERPPRLDGWALGLHERGLEMDHGRVNFSLLEQAIALQTEQRQVLHHAYREMDRFLLEQMSNERRHHRMMDMDGRLNYHGGKDSPRTDKKDIKCPTPGCDGTGHVTGLYPHHRSLSGCPHKVRVPPEILAMHENVLKCPTPGCTGRGHVNSNRSTHRSLSGCPIAAAVKVSKPQDESLKCRQTPDRSPRAMGLIKKFEMNQLNYRLSHPVAALQTSLTKDMDKYKYSRIRFDYASFDAQVFGKQPLMGTNQDPEMSHFPDSPQQYPGFLGAPGGRLPTSGQHSPPSQFKKEDGLQAAAATAAILNLSTRYRKNMEAVAGRPLATSTKDMLIEVDENGTLDLSMKKCKENVKAKTPLEDPLSLSEPSVAKGGSMLISPAFYQPLCERDSWESPVPVNFSKAHLLQEPEEDYDHISLEDQHYQGDGSMLSPKAKLLLRDSKKELLSCPTPGCDGSGHVTGNYASHRSVSGCPLADKTLKSLMAANSQELNMNPALCSQSFAVKSTWSLCLSTCRCPTPGCDGSGHVTGNYASHRSLSGCPRARKGGLKLTPNKDDKDEQELKCPVIGCDGQGHISGKYTSHRSAGSCPLAAKRQKESSVNGLPFAWKANKQELPHCPLPGCNGLGHANNVFATHRSLSGCPLNAQSIKKKHSEEEMMTIKLKTSSGVENKEDIQYLDHEINELNESNMKIEADMMHLQTQISSMECNLKTIEEENKMIEQHNDSLLKELARLSQALINSLTDIQLPQMGPISEHNFEAYVNTLTDMYNNSEHEYSPECKALLDNIKQAIKGIHV
- the st18 gene encoding suppression of tumorigenicity 18 protein isoform X4, with the translated sequence MKGADKAIVAKSFGKWKSSSLRSRTMEKPDEPSEESKEESLSNCTCEAPQLGKKPVDNELHYHLLRKNKWENIDQTGQCGSGILSYRVLGKLRSKMDSEGEEQTLKACNGSTGLADCITEIHSPYGSMARKRSAQEGVQGAPVNKRKSLLMKPRHYSPSEACEEESEDLAPPKDKEELRNIDTPADENVTAINGVDHKNGCYDAAAKSSDSIGWSEVTSDGSPQCEPDTSERLMDEDEEELLKSNVEEDQSHNKMSRTSSPRSLYEDMREAEWEPLSLSAKVNGPGYSPSRASEDRNGLMKETPHPEFGGLLARANLFQAEALRYKPLPTEEDSEGEAEAERPPRLDGWALGLHERGLEMDHGRVNFSLLEQAIALQTEQRQVLHHAYREMDRFLLEQMSNERRHHRMMDMDGRLNYHGGKDSPRTDKKDIKCPTPGCDGTGHVTGLYPHHRSLSGCPHKVRVPPEILAMHENVLKCPTPGCTGRGHVNSNRSTHRSLSGCPIAAAVKVSKPQDESLKCRQTPDRSPRAMGLIKKFEMNQLNYRLSHPVAALQTSLTKDMDKYKYSRIRFDYASFDAQVFGKQPLMGTNQDPEMSHFPDSPQQYPGFLGAPGGRLPTSGQHSPPSQFKKEDGLQAAAATAAILNLSTRYRKNMEAVAGRPLATSTKDMLIEVDENGTLDLSMKKCKENVKAKTPLEDPLSLSEPSVAKGGSMLISPAFYQPLCERDSWESPVPVNFSKAHLLQEPEEDYDHISLEDQHYQGDGSMLSPKAKLLLRDSKKELLSCPTPGCDGSGHVTGNYASHRSVSGCPLADKTLKSLMAANSQELKCPTPGCDGSGHVTGNYASHRSLSGCPRARKGGLKLTPNKDDKDEQELKCPVIGCDGQGHISGKYTSHRSAGSCPLAAKRQKESSVNGLPFAWKANKQELPHCPLPGCNGLGHANNVFATHRSLSGCPLNAQSIKKKHSEEEMMTIKLKTSSGVENKEDIQYLDHEINELNESNMKIEADMMHLQTQQISSMECNLKTIEEENKMIEQHNDSLLKELARLSQALINSLTDIQLPQMGPISEHNFEAYVNTLTDMYNNSEHEYSPECKALLDNIKQAIKGIHV
- the st18 gene encoding suppression of tumorigenicity 18 protein isoform X8, whose protein sequence is MDSEGEEQTLKACNGSTGLADCITEIHSPYGSMARKRSAQEGVQGAPVNKRKSLLMKPRHYSPSEACEEESEDLAPPKDKEELRNIDTPADENVTAINGVDHKNGCYDAAAKSSDSIGWSEVTSDGSPQCEPDTSERLMDEDEEELLKSNVEEDQSHNKMSRTSSPRSLYEDMREAEWEPLSLSAKVNGPGYSPSRASEDRNGLMKETPHPEFGGLLARANLFQAEALRYKPLPTEEDSEGEAEAERPPRLDGWALGLHERGLEMDHGRVNFSLLEQAIALQTEQRQVLHHAYREMDRFLLEQMSNERRHHRMMDMDGRLNYHGGKDSPRTDKKDIKCPTPGCDGTGHVTGLYPHHRSLSGCPHKVRVPPEILAMHENVLKCPTPGCTGRGHVNSNRSTHRSLSGCPIAAAVKVSKPQDESLKCRQTPDRSPRAMGLIKKFEMNQLNYRLSHPVAALQTSLTKDMDKYKYSRIRFDYASFDAQVFGKQPLMGTNQDPEMSHFPDSPQQYPGFLGAPGGRLPTSGQHSPPSQFKKEDGLQAAAATAAILNLSTRYRKNMEAVAGRPLATSTKDMLIEVDENGTLDLSMKKCKENVKAKTPLEDPLSLSEPSVAKGGSMLISPAFYQPLCERDSWESPVPVNFSKAHLLQEPEEDYDHISLEDQHYQGDGSMLSPKAKLLLRDSKKELLSCPTPGCDGSGHVTGNYASHRSVSGCPLADKTLKSLMAANSQELNMNPALCSQSFAVKSTWSLCLSTCRCPTPGCDGSGHVTGNYASHRSLSGCPRARKGGLKLTPNKDDKDEQELKCPVIGCDGQGHISGKYTSHRSAGSCPLAAKRQKESSVNGLPFAWKANKQELPHCPLPGCNGLGHANNVFATHRSLSGCPLNAQSIKKKHSEEEMMTIKLKTSSGVENKEDIQYLDHEINELNESNMKIEADMMHLQTQQISSMECNLKTIEEENKMIEQHNDSLLKELARLSQALINSLTDIQLPQMGPISEHNFEAYVNTLTDMYNNSEHEYSPECKALLDNIKQAIKGIHV